From the genome of Geothrix sp. 21YS21S-4, one region includes:
- a CDS encoding VanZ family protein, producing MRMRWWWFFPVAVAAAIFYLSAQSHYPGGVELPPPLDKFAHATVFGALALALELALRHVAPGMPIYRRHLLVLAAVSLYGASDEWHQAFVPGRSCEVADWAADTVGGALALAAASLHLLTTRRLAALSWWRGPKRRLDPSRDLILVADPHWGATLTGLEAAAAAHPDADWLFLGDVFDVWVGLPGMESDAQRAFLAWVDARRAAGRWVGLWLGNREYFLDSHAARFDLMGEGTGGALEEEGLVWEHGDLVNAADRQYRLWNLISRSGPVWLLFRLLPAGTARKVSAWMERKLRTTNAAYKLTFPREAFRAAAQAHPGKTFLTGHFHTHEVEANGIALPWAHEGRFMVWRRRKVQPLEA from the coding sequence ATGCGAATGCGATGGTGGTGGTTCTTTCCCGTGGCGGTGGCGGCGGCCATCTTCTACCTGAGCGCGCAGTCGCACTATCCGGGCGGCGTGGAGCTGCCGCCGCCCCTCGACAAGTTCGCCCACGCGACGGTCTTCGGCGCGCTGGCGCTGGCCCTGGAACTGGCGCTCCGCCATGTCGCCCCGGGGATGCCCATCTACCGCCGCCACCTGCTGGTTTTGGCCGCGGTGTCGCTCTACGGCGCCTCGGATGAGTGGCACCAGGCCTTCGTGCCAGGCCGCTCCTGCGAGGTCGCGGACTGGGCGGCGGACACCGTCGGAGGCGCGCTGGCCCTGGCGGCGGCCTCGCTGCACCTCCTCACGACCCGCCGGCTGGCGGCCCTCTCCTGGTGGCGCGGGCCGAAGCGCCGGCTGGATCCCTCCCGGGATCTGATCCTGGTGGCCGATCCCCACTGGGGCGCGACCCTGACGGGGCTGGAGGCGGCGGCCGCCGCCCATCCGGATGCCGACTGGCTGTTCCTGGGGGACGTCTTCGACGTGTGGGTGGGCTTGCCCGGGATGGAGAGCGACGCCCAGCGGGCCTTCCTCGCCTGGGTAGACGCCCGGCGCGCCGCGGGCCGCTGGGTGGGCCTGTGGCTGGGCAACCGCGAGTACTTCCTAGATTCCCACGCCGCCCGCTTCGACCTGATGGGCGAGGGCACCGGCGGAGCGCTGGAAGAGGAGGGCCTGGTGTGGGAGCACGGGGACCTCGTCAACGCGGCGGACCGGCAGTACCGGCTGTGGAACCTCATCTCCCGTTCGGGACCGGTGTGGCTGCTGTTCCGCCTGTTGCCGGCGGGCACCGCCCGAAAGGTCTCCGCCTGGATGGAGCGGAAGCTCCGCACCACCAACGCCGCCTACAAGCTGACGTTCCCCCGGGAGGCCTTCCGCGCCGCGGCCCAGGCCCATCCCGGAAAGACCTTCCTCACCGGCCACTTCCATACCCATGAAGTCGAGGCCAACGGCATCGCCCTGCCCTGGGCCCACGAGGGCCGGTTCATGGTCTGGCGGCGGCGGAAGGTCCAGCCCCTAGAGGCCTAG
- a CDS encoding GGDEF domain-containing protein: MPKPAPAPEDAPGRAGVAPEMPTKIRAKMEGEILPVPVEWALVAYAGTALGRIFPLPAGEALVGRAPQAQVVLLDSEVSRHHARLALEDGRIRVEDLGSTNGTHVNGERLRGVRILDAGDRLAIGGHVLKLVALDSLERAFHETLLDLSTKDPLTGLSNRASTLSELQTRFGMSMRYDRPLAVVVCDLDRFKQVNDTYGHGAGDLVLANFGERLRATLRETDLAGRIGGEEFLMVLPETDLSGAVPFAERLRQALAAAPVLLPSGPLQVTCSLGLAERQPGDVEAGQLLSRADAALYRAKAEGRNRACHG, translated from the coding sequence ATGCCGAAACCCGCTCCCGCTCCTGAAGATGCGCCGGGCCGCGCCGGGGTCGCGCCGGAAATGCCCACGAAGATCCGCGCCAAGATGGAGGGAGAGATCCTGCCGGTGCCCGTGGAGTGGGCGCTCGTGGCCTACGCGGGCACCGCCCTCGGCCGCATCTTCCCGCTGCCCGCGGGCGAGGCGCTGGTCGGCCGGGCCCCGCAGGCCCAGGTCGTCCTCCTCGACAGCGAGGTGAGCCGCCACCATGCCCGCCTCGCCCTGGAGGACGGCCGGATCCGGGTGGAGGATCTCGGATCCACCAATGGAACCCACGTGAACGGCGAGCGGCTGCGAGGCGTTCGTATCCTGGATGCGGGCGATCGCCTGGCCATCGGAGGTCACGTCCTCAAGCTGGTGGCGCTGGATTCGCTGGAGCGGGCCTTCCACGAGACGCTGCTGGACCTCAGCACCAAGGACCCGCTCACGGGCCTGTCCAACCGCGCCAGCACGCTGTCGGAACTCCAGACGCGCTTCGGGATGAGCATGCGCTACGACCGCCCTTTGGCGGTGGTGGTGTGCGACCTGGACCGCTTCAAGCAGGTGAACGACACCTATGGGCACGGAGCCGGCGACCTGGTGCTGGCGAACTTCGGGGAGCGGCTGCGCGCCACCCTGCGGGAGACGGATCTGGCGGGGCGCATCGGCGGAGAGGAGTTCCTGATGGTCCTCCCCGAGACCGACCTCAGCGGCGCCGTTCCCTTCGCCGAGCGGCTCCGGCAGGCCCTGGCGGCCGCGCCGGTGCTCCTGCCCAGCGGACCCCTGCAGGTCACGTGCAGCCTGGGCCTGGCGGAGCGCCAGCCGGGCGACGTGGAGGCCGGCCAGCTCCTGTCCCGGGCGGACGCGGCGCTCTACCGCGCCAAGGCCGAGGGCCGGAACCGCGCCTGCCACGGCTGA
- a CDS encoding serine/threonine-protein kinase — MSSLRLPVQIGSVRLMEPLGEGGMALVFRGEDRFRGESSAVKLLRPEVHGDTELVRRFLREGEVLTRLSHPHLVEIQAYGRSGSWPYLVMELLPGGSLKACRGEAPASIARRLVPVCEALALAHGAGVIHRDLKPSNLLFAADGRLKVTDFGVCLWEGEEGRTRVTRSQMVVGTVGYMAPEQHGDPRRVDGRCDVYALGAILYEFTTGQAYAQIQLPPAAARPGFPPRFAGLILRALQPDPARRIPDMATFGQELSTWLESAEAAGWGEEPLPGYRGVDREIATVTMPRGELPEESGPEVRLGPYLDALATGPVGIRRSAAEGLYVAARPADGPWLLEALGQGPEGSRFALARTLGKVGNDEALGALLSLVPDPFAQREAAEAAAHLARRTNREAEALAVLKEAGLGTVWRWLPRALLGDASWAEAVVAAWPDLAQPFKVQALEAARSLPPELRARVKGGTGDATGSARQAWDAL; from the coding sequence ATGAGTTCCCTGCGTCTCCCCGTCCAGATCGGCAGCGTCCGCCTCATGGAGCCCCTGGGCGAGGGCGGGATGGCGCTCGTCTTCCGGGGAGAGGACCGCTTCCGGGGCGAGTCGTCGGCGGTGAAGCTGCTCCGTCCGGAGGTCCACGGGGACACCGAACTGGTCCGCCGCTTCCTGCGGGAAGGGGAGGTGCTGACGCGCCTTTCCCATCCCCACCTGGTGGAGATCCAGGCCTACGGACGCAGCGGCTCCTGGCCCTACCTCGTGATGGAGCTGCTTCCCGGCGGCAGCCTGAAGGCCTGCCGCGGCGAGGCCCCCGCTTCCATCGCACGCCGGCTGGTGCCCGTGTGCGAGGCCCTGGCGCTGGCCCACGGCGCGGGCGTGATCCACCGCGACCTGAAGCCCTCCAACCTGCTGTTCGCCGCCGACGGCCGCCTCAAGGTGACGGATTTCGGCGTCTGCCTGTGGGAGGGGGAAGAAGGACGGACCCGCGTCACCCGCAGCCAGATGGTGGTGGGGACGGTGGGCTACATGGCCCCCGAACAGCACGGCGATCCCCGCCGCGTGGACGGCCGCTGCGACGTCTACGCCCTCGGCGCCATCCTCTACGAATTCACCACCGGCCAGGCCTACGCCCAGATCCAGCTCCCACCGGCCGCCGCCCGCCCCGGCTTCCCTCCCCGCTTTGCGGGGCTGATCCTGCGGGCCCTGCAGCCCGATCCCGCGCGGCGGATCCCGGACATGGCGACGTTCGGACAGGAGCTGTCCACGTGGCTGGAGAGCGCCGAAGCCGCCGGCTGGGGCGAGGAGCCGCTGCCCGGCTACCGGGGCGTGGACCGGGAGATCGCCACCGTGACCATGCCGCGGGGGGAGCTGCCCGAGGAGAGCGGCCCCGAGGTTCGACTGGGCCCCTATCTGGATGCCCTGGCCACCGGCCCCGTGGGCATCCGCCGCTCCGCCGCGGAAGGCCTCTATGTGGCCGCCCGGCCCGCGGACGGCCCCTGGCTGCTGGAAGCCCTGGGCCAGGGGCCGGAGGGCTCGCGGTTCGCCCTGGCGAGAACCCTCGGCAAGGTGGGAAACGACGAAGCCCTGGGCGCGCTCCTCTCGTTGGTGCCCGATCCTTTCGCCCAGCGGGAGGCGGCGGAAGCGGCGGCCCACCTGGCCCGGCGCACGAACCGGGAGGCGGAGGCCCTGGCGGTCCTCAAGGAAGCCGGGTTGGGTACCGTCTGGCGGTGGCTCCCTCGGGCGCTCCTGGGCGACGCGAGTTGGGCAGAGGCGGTGGTCGCGGCCTGGCCGGACCTGGCGCAGCCCTTCAAGGTCCAGGCCCTGGAGGCCGCCCGCAGCCTGCCGCCGGAGCTCCGCGCGCGGGTGAAGGGCGGGACGGGGGACGCCACCGGCAGCGCCCGGCAGGCCTGGGACGCCCTCTGA
- a CDS encoding DMT family transporter → MLLMFILMAFAIGLVIPLQSAINGALRITLSSGSVLAALVSFAVGTVVLGLASWLTGQPFATLGGLSRIPLWQWVGGALGAFFVFGSTLLAPRIGMAAMISLIVAGQVCSSLAFDHFGWVGLPVRGISGVRIAGAALILAGVLLVNFGDRWLGARP, encoded by the coding sequence ATGCTCCTGATGTTCATCCTCATGGCCTTCGCCATCGGGCTGGTGATCCCGCTCCAGTCCGCCATCAACGGGGCCCTCCGGATCACGCTCAGCAGCGGATCCGTGCTGGCGGCCTTGGTCTCCTTCGCGGTGGGCACGGTGGTCCTCGGCCTGGCGTCCTGGCTCACGGGCCAGCCCTTCGCCACCCTGGGCGGCCTGTCCCGGATTCCCCTCTGGCAGTGGGTGGGCGGCGCCCTCGGGGCCTTCTTCGTGTTCGGGTCCACCCTGCTGGCCCCGCGCATCGGAATGGCGGCGATGATCTCGCTGATCGTGGCGGGGCAAGTGTGCTCATCCCTGGCCTTCGACCACTTCGGCTGGGTGGGCCTGCCCGTGCGCGGCATCTCGGGCGTCCGGATCGCCGGGGCGGCCCTGATCCTGGCGGGGGTCCTCCTCGTGAACTTCGGGGACCGCTGGCTGGGCGCGCGGCCCTAG
- a CDS encoding DUF4097 family beta strand repeat-containing protein, which produces MALPRFLSAAVAAISLCAPAMAQTLVIQPAKAEKVTETRTVALPAGSSLKVKNVNGFIRVEAWDKEEVQFTGEFKPGSKDEQVKVVLESGKNSLEIRGEYPKREERDSSRPPVCQMTLKVPRRVSPTLENVNGEIALTGTRGTANLTTVNGGIRAVDLQDSLKATTVNGGIALERVHGALNLQTVNGGIKGSALDGQGKGLKAETVNGGIRLQMAGLKGRLKASTHNGGITFNAKGAEQVEATRRRVTAVFPGSDEELRLETVNGGITLD; this is translated from the coding sequence ATGGCCCTTCCCCGTTTCCTTTCCGCGGCCGTCGCCGCGATTTCCCTCTGCGCGCCCGCGATGGCCCAGACGCTGGTGATCCAGCCCGCCAAGGCGGAGAAGGTCACCGAGACGCGGACGGTCGCCCTGCCTGCGGGTTCTTCGCTCAAGGTGAAGAACGTCAACGGCTTCATCCGCGTGGAAGCCTGGGACAAGGAGGAAGTCCAGTTCACCGGCGAGTTCAAGCCCGGCAGCAAGGACGAGCAGGTGAAGGTGGTCCTGGAATCCGGGAAAAACAGTCTGGAAATTCGCGGGGAATACCCCAAGCGCGAGGAGCGGGATTCCTCCCGCCCGCCCGTGTGCCAGATGACGCTGAAGGTGCCCCGGCGGGTGTCGCCCACCCTGGAGAACGTGAACGGCGAGATCGCCCTCACGGGCACGCGAGGGACCGCCAACCTGACCACGGTGAACGGCGGGATCCGCGCCGTGGATCTCCAGGATTCCCTGAAGGCCACCACCGTCAACGGCGGCATCGCGCTGGAGCGCGTCCATGGCGCCCTGAACCTCCAGACCGTCAACGGCGGCATCAAGGGCTCGGCGCTGGACGGCCAGGGCAAGGGCCTGAAGGCGGAGACGGTGAACGGGGGGATCCGCCTCCAGATGGCGGGACTCAAAGGCCGTTTGAAGGCGTCCACCCACAACGGCGGCATCACCTTCAACGCCAAGGGCGCGGAGCAGGTGGAGGCCACCCGCCGCCGCGTCACCGCGGTCTTCCCCGGCAGCGACGAGGAACTGCGGCTGGAGACCGTGAACGGCGGAATTACCTTGGATTGA